The proteins below come from a single Iocasia fonsfrigidae genomic window:
- a CDS encoding ABC transporter ATP-binding protein produces MSIKISNLSKKFGGFKALSSVNLNIKQGEFVAIVGPSGCGKTTLLRLIAGFEQPTTGYINMQNKTISSKNKLLAPEQRNIGMVFQNFALWPHMSVKEHILFSLKNHNYTAQNLKKNTKERVEEILEIVGLKNFANKMPVELSGGQKQRVSLARAIAPHPALLLMDEPLSSLDIALKMDMRREIQTLHQISKATIIYVTHDQGIAMAMADKIVVMNEGKIEQIGKPKDIYTKPKTEFVASFIGKANLVPGKWEKFNEFVPQFASHLSWINNDIAETFHQNNIFPVRPEEFHIKNNKNGIPAEIKNVLYQGKEIHYTVSVFAKEWEIHSNQLNKYQIGDKVSLHYDLEHANIKGKRIIL; encoded by the coding sequence ATGAGTATTAAGATTTCGAATTTAAGTAAAAAATTTGGTGGTTTCAAAGCCCTTTCTTCAGTTAACCTAAATATAAAGCAAGGGGAATTTGTAGCTATTGTTGGGCCTTCAGGTTGTGGCAAAACTACATTATTGAGGCTAATAGCTGGCTTTGAACAACCTACAACAGGTTATATAAATATGCAGAACAAAACAATATCTAGCAAAAATAAATTACTAGCACCTGAACAGAGAAATATCGGTATGGTCTTTCAAAATTTTGCCCTCTGGCCACATATGAGTGTTAAAGAACATATCCTCTTCTCACTTAAAAACCACAATTACACTGCTCAAAATCTTAAAAAGAATACAAAAGAAAGGGTGGAAGAAATTTTAGAAATTGTAGGCCTGAAAAATTTCGCTAATAAAATGCCTGTTGAATTATCAGGTGGACAAAAACAACGTGTATCTCTAGCTAGGGCCATAGCCCCTCACCCCGCTCTTTTATTAATGGATGAGCCTTTAAGTAGTCTTGATATTGCCCTTAAAATGGATATGCGTCGAGAGATACAGACACTTCACCAGATCAGCAAAGCCACCATAATCTATGTTACCCATGATCAGGGGATTGCTATGGCAATGGCAGACAAAATAGTTGTTATGAATGAAGGAAAAATTGAACAAATAGGTAAACCAAAAGATATCTATACCAAACCCAAAACAGAATTTGTAGCTAGTTTTATAGGCAAGGCCAATTTAGTGCCTGGAAAATGGGAAAAATTTAATGAATTTGTTCCCCAATTTGCCAGCCATTTATCCTGGATAAATAATGATATTGCCGAAACATTCCATCAGAATAATATATTTCCAGTTAGACCAGAGGAATTTCATATCAAAAACAACAAGAATGGTATCCCAGCTGAAATTAAAAATGTATTATACCAAGGAAAAGAAATTCATTATACAGTTAGTGTCTTTGCTAAAGAATGGGAAATACACAGTAATCAACTGAATAAATATCAGATAGGCGATAAAGTAAGTCTTCATTATGACTTAGAACATGCCAATATTAAAGGCAAAAGAATAATACTATAA
- a CDS encoding putative signal transducing protein, protein MGNNEFALLGNYNDHEADIVESLLRQMDIPVMRKYPDIGAYLEVYLGTSPFGVALYVPESQLSMARDVVANKFDQSEYEKIIWEDEKETETYEHDSDFSILAVFRFIARISISGFFLYYLIKLILQLWNNLLN, encoded by the coding sequence ATGGGTAATAATGAGTTTGCTTTGTTAGGAAACTACAATGACCATGAAGCAGATATTGTTGAATCACTGCTTAGACAGATGGATATTCCAGTCATGAGAAAATATCCTGATATTGGTGCCTATCTGGAGGTTTATCTAGGGACAAGTCCTTTTGGTGTGGCACTATATGTCCCTGAATCACAGCTGTCTATGGCCAGGGATGTGGTTGCTAATAAGTTTGATCAAAGTGAATATGAGAAAATAATCTGGGAAGATGAAAAAGAAACTGAAACCTATGAACATGATAGTGATTTTAGTATTTTAGCTGTATTCAGATTTATTGCCAGGATTTCTATCAGTGGATTTTTCCTTTATTATTTGATAAAATTGATACTACAGTTATGGAATAATTTATTAAATTAA
- a CDS encoding N-acetyltransferase, giving the protein MIRKSRKEDIDKLVEIWFEVSLKAHDFIGEGYWQAAQEDMREKYLPMSDTYVVEGKNEIRGFVSMLDNYLAAIFIDSRFQSQGYGKKLMDFVKKDRDYIELKVFKKNNKACDFYINNGFKIKDELTDENTNEKEYLMVWKCIE; this is encoded by the coding sequence ATGATTAGAAAAAGTAGGAAAGAGGATATTGATAAACTGGTTGAGATCTGGTTTGAGGTATCATTAAAAGCACATGATTTTATTGGAGAAGGGTATTGGCAGGCGGCACAGGAAGATATGAGAGAAAAATATTTACCTATGTCTGATACATATGTTGTAGAAGGAAAAAATGAAATACGAGGTTTTGTTTCAATGTTAGATAACTATCTGGCAGCAATTTTTATTGATAGTAGGTTTCAAAGCCAGGGGTATGGAAAAAAATTAATGGATTTTGTAAAGAAGGATAGAGATTATATAGAATTAAAGGTCTTTAAGAAGAATAACAAGGCCTGTGATTTTTATATTAATAATGGTTTTAAAATAAAGGATGAACTGACTGATGAAAATACAAATGAAAAAGAATATTTAATGGTATGGAAATGTATTGAGTAA
- a CDS encoding ABC transporter substrate-binding protein produces MKKTRNWTSAFAVVILIISFIITSPSLAQVEKDQVAGSFTLYTSQPDADVEALVEGYNKKYPKVRVNIFRSGTEEVISKLMIENKAGKIQADVLLVADNVTFERLAKEGILYSYKSPESSAIPAQFVDPEGMYTGTKIISTIVVVNTKHVSKIPDSWKILTSKKAKNNAMMPSPLYSGAAAYNLGILTRQSKFTWDFYKALNNNGIRVGKGNGSVIKAVASGEKDYGMVIDYMVARAKKQGSPVDLIYPKEGVPAITEPIGIIKSSDNKTLAKTFVDFVLSEEGQKLAVEMGYTPIRSGLQAPTGLKTIDEIMFLEADTQELLKSRESDKKKFSYIFNQ; encoded by the coding sequence ATGAAAAAAACAAGAAATTGGACAAGTGCTTTTGCTGTAGTAATTTTGATAATAAGTTTTATAATAACTTCCCCAAGTTTAGCTCAAGTAGAAAAAGACCAGGTAGCAGGGAGTTTTACCCTTTATACCTCTCAACCAGATGCTGATGTTGAGGCATTAGTTGAGGGTTATAATAAAAAGTATCCTAAGGTTAGAGTTAACATATTCCGTTCAGGTACAGAAGAAGTTATTAGTAAATTAATGATTGAAAACAAGGCAGGAAAAATCCAGGCAGATGTTTTATTAGTAGCTGACAATGTTACCTTCGAAAGACTGGCTAAAGAAGGTATCTTATATTCATATAAATCTCCAGAATCATCAGCTATTCCTGCTCAATTTGTTGATCCTGAGGGAATGTATACAGGTACTAAGATAATATCCACTATTGTAGTAGTAAATACAAAACATGTTAGTAAAATACCTGATTCCTGGAAGATCTTAACCAGTAAGAAAGCTAAAAATAATGCTATGATGCCCAGTCCATTATATTCTGGAGCAGCAGCCTATAACCTTGGGATATTAACACGTCAATCCAAATTCACCTGGGATTTTTACAAAGCTCTTAACAACAATGGTATCAGGGTAGGTAAAGGTAATGGCTCAGTTATTAAGGCTGTTGCTTCTGGTGAAAAAGATTATGGCATGGTTATTGATTATATGGTAGCCAGGGCCAAAAAACAGGGGTCTCCTGTTGATTTAATATATCCTAAGGAAGGTGTTCCAGCTATAACTGAACCAATTGGTATTATTAAATCTTCAGATAACAAAACACTGGCTAAAACCTTTGTAGACTTTGTCTTATCTGAAGAAGGACAGAAATTAGCTGTAGAGATGGGTTACACCCCTATTCGTTCAGGTTTACAGGCCCCAACAGGATTAAAAACAATAGATGAAATTATGTTTTTAGAAGCAGATACTCAGGAATTATTAAAATCACGGGAAAGTGATAAGAAAAAGTTCAGCTATATTTTTAATCAATAA
- a CDS encoding ABC transporter permease: MPLLKSKDHKLWSLLAIFNIKKKIYTGIVLLLVLFFFILPIAKLAIISFNYEGKFSILNYYNILLEDRTWDTLKNTLIIVLSSSLLALIIGTTLAWLTAYTDIRGKKIIKILLFIPFVIPSYIISLSWIQLINSAELFSKLSLNIYSYGGIIFVMGICHCPLIFLMTETVFRKIPRDLEFAGRTCGCSRFKVICKITLPMAVPGISSGCILTFLASLSNFGIPAFLGIPANINVLNTVIYQEIVGFSSNSFNRAATLASLLGVIALLGSLILWYFSRKSKRLETFKEDYQPRIFLGKYRIIIEIITWLFLLSTSIIPLLAMIKTSVIKAYGLDFIWKNLTLDHYKFILWQSNKTISAIKNSLLLAIITTIVCLILGTMIAYYRVRKKTIVSRMIEIVVSIPYALPGIVFALAIILIWIEPIPGWSPGIYGTVKLIFIAYIIRFLILQIRGSITSILQVDISMEEAARLSGANLIIRWKEILWPLLYSGVLGTALLVFVNVLTELTVSSILWSSGSETIGVVIFNLEQAGYTSYSTAFSSLIVIMISLCFVVFNIVNKYSRSGVKTQ; encoded by the coding sequence ATGCCTTTACTTAAGAGTAAGGACCATAAATTATGGTCCTTACTGGCAATTTTTAATATCAAGAAAAAGATTTACACAGGTATCGTTCTTTTACTGGTATTATTTTTCTTTATTTTACCAATAGCAAAATTAGCAATTATTAGTTTCAATTATGAAGGTAAATTTAGTATATTAAATTATTATAATATACTACTTGAAGATAGGACATGGGATACCTTAAAAAATACCCTAATTATCGTTTTGAGTTCTTCACTATTAGCCCTAATCATAGGCACAACTTTAGCCTGGTTAACTGCCTATACAGATATACGGGGGAAAAAAATTATTAAAATCTTATTATTTATTCCTTTTGTTATTCCCTCATATATAATTTCTCTATCCTGGATACAGTTAATAAATTCAGCAGAGCTGTTTTCGAAGCTTTCACTAAATATATACAGCTATGGTGGAATAATCTTTGTAATGGGAATCTGTCACTGCCCCCTAATCTTTCTAATGACTGAAACAGTCTTTCGCAAAATCCCCCGGGATTTAGAATTTGCCGGAAGGACCTGTGGTTGCAGCCGTTTTAAGGTAATATGTAAAATAACCCTACCAATGGCAGTACCGGGAATAAGCAGTGGTTGTATACTTACTTTTCTGGCCAGCTTGAGTAATTTTGGGATTCCAGCCTTTCTTGGTATCCCGGCCAATATTAATGTCTTAAATACTGTTATCTATCAAGAAATCGTCGGCTTTTCTTCAAATTCATTTAACAGAGCAGCAACCCTAGCTTCATTACTCGGCGTAATAGCCCTCTTAGGCAGTCTAATACTTTGGTACTTTTCGCGTAAATCAAAGAGACTCGAAACCTTTAAAGAAGATTATCAACCAAGAATCTTTTTAGGTAAATATAGAATAATCATAGAAATAATCACCTGGCTTTTTTTATTGAGCACAAGTATAATCCCTTTATTAGCAATGATAAAAACCTCAGTAATTAAGGCCTATGGCCTTGATTTTATCTGGAAAAACCTGACCCTTGATCATTACAAATTTATTCTTTGGCAAAGTAATAAAACTATCTCTGCGATTAAAAATAGCTTATTATTAGCTATAATTACAACTATTGTCTGCCTTATATTAGGTACAATGATTGCGTATTATCGAGTGCGTAAAAAAACAATAGTCAGCCGTATGATCGAAATTGTAGTAAGTATTCCCTATGCCCTACCTGGTATAGTCTTTGCACTTGCTATCATACTCATCTGGATAGAACCAATCCCAGGATGGAGCCCGGGTATTTATGGTACAGTCAAACTTATTTTTATAGCTTACATCATTCGTTTTCTAATCTTACAGATTAGAGGAAGTATTACTTCTATCTTACAGGTTGACATTTCAATGGAAGAAGCAGCTAGACTAAGTGGTGCCAATTTAATAATAAGGTGGAAAGAAATACTCTGGCCTCTGCTCTATTCAGGTGTTTTAGGGACAGCCTTACTTGTATTTGTAAATGTCTTAACAGAATTAACTGTCTCTTCAATACTCTGGTCAAGTGGTTCAGAAACTATTGGGGTAGTTATCTTTAATCTCGAACAGGCTGGTTATACAAGCTATTCTACTGCTTTTTCATCATTAATTGTCATTATGATTTCCCTATGTTTCGTAGTCTTTAACATTGTTAATAAATATAGTAGATCAGGAGTGAAAACACAATGA
- the carB gene encoding carbamoyl-phosphate synthase large subunit, whose amino-acid sequence MPKRTDLEKILIIGSGPIVIGQACEFDYSGSQACKALKQEGYTIILINSNPATIMTDPEMADQTYIEPIEVDIIEKIIAKEKPDALLPTLGGQTGLNIASTLHQNGVLKKYNVELIGANFDAIQKTEDRELFKDVMSSIGVGVLKSVHVTTVDAAVNFAEQVGYPLIIRPSFTLGGSGGGIAYNIDELKDIASNGISQSPSNQILIEESVIGWKEYELELMRDKNDNVVIVCSIENLDPMGVHTGDSITVAPVQTLSDKEYQEMRDEALKIIREVGVETGGSNIQFAVNPENGRRVVVEMNPRVSRSSALASKATGFAIAKIAAKLAVGYTLDELPNEITYETPACFEPAIDYCVTKIPRWDFDKFPGVKNELTTQMKSVGEVMGIGRTFKESLQKALRSLEQGRHGWGADGKDIYSYKELTSLDSSKKKTIIDDIKSKLLIPNNERIFYLRYALIIGLDINTLYEYTGIDKWFLYNLKQILEMEIKLRKSNSLNNVDQDLLYQAKQYGFSDQQLAFIFGEDEKTIREYRKNESIKAVFKLVDTCAGEFKAYTPYYYSTYEVEDESLRTEKNKVMILGGGPNRIGQGIEFDYCCVQAAYALKEQDKEVIMVNCNPETVSTDYDTSDKLYFEPITLEDVLNICQKEQPDGVILQFGGQTPLKLAFALEKAGINVLGTSPTSIDLSEDREKFSKIIKKLNLKQPPNGIGYSYQEAKIIADNISYPVLVRPSYVLGGRAMEVVYDDISLENYMNKAVDVSPEQPVLIDKFLEGAVEVDVDAIADGEDCIIGGIMEHIEMAGVHSGDSACALPPYSLSDEIIEEIKKQTKNLAQELNVLGLLNIQFAVKDKEIYILEVNPRASRTIPFVSKTIGKSLAKLATRVMLGEKLKDLGLTEYQKTNYIAVKEAVFPFIKFPGVDIILGPEMKSTGEVMGIDDNFGMAFAKAQMGAGLSLPLSGNVLITVNDRHKNDVLPIARRFKEHGFSLIATKGTAEFLQKNGLDVEMVYKIDEGRPDILDYMKNNDVQFLINSPEGKGAIYDEVKMRRQALLKNIPHATTIQGAQATIEGIEQMKAKKISVKSLQEYHV is encoded by the coding sequence ATGCCTAAAAGAACTGATCTGGAAAAAATATTAATTATTGGTTCTGGCCCAATAGTAATTGGTCAGGCCTGTGAATTTGATTACTCTGGTTCCCAAGCATGTAAGGCCCTTAAGCAAGAAGGATATACTATTATTCTCATCAATAGTAACCCTGCCACCATTATGACTGATCCTGAAATGGCTGATCAAACATATATTGAACCAATTGAAGTAGATATTATAGAAAAAATTATTGCTAAAGAAAAACCAGATGCTCTACTACCTACACTGGGAGGACAGACAGGTCTTAATATTGCCTCAACCTTACATCAGAATGGTGTTTTAAAGAAATACAATGTAGAATTAATCGGAGCTAATTTTGATGCTATTCAAAAAACCGAAGACCGGGAATTATTTAAAGATGTTATGAGTAGTATCGGTGTTGGTGTCTTAAAGAGTGTACATGTAACTACTGTTGATGCAGCTGTAAATTTTGCTGAACAGGTAGGTTATCCCCTTATTATCAGACCTTCCTTTACCTTAGGTGGTTCTGGTGGCGGAATAGCCTATAATATTGATGAACTAAAAGACATAGCCAGTAATGGTATCTCCCAAAGCCCCAGTAACCAGATTCTTATTGAAGAATCTGTTATCGGCTGGAAAGAATATGAACTGGAACTAATGAGAGATAAAAATGATAATGTAGTAATTGTCTGTTCTATAGAAAACCTTGACCCCATGGGGGTCCATACCGGTGATAGTATTACTGTAGCCCCGGTTCAGACCCTGTCTGATAAGGAATATCAGGAAATGCGGGATGAGGCCTTAAAGATAATCCGTGAAGTTGGGGTTGAAACTGGAGGCTCTAACATTCAATTTGCTGTTAATCCTGAAAATGGACGTAGAGTAGTTGTAGAAATGAATCCACGGGTATCAAGGTCTTCTGCCCTGGCTTCTAAGGCAACTGGCTTTGCTATCGCCAAAATAGCAGCTAAACTTGCTGTTGGATATACTCTTGATGAATTACCAAATGAAATAACCTATGAAACACCAGCCTGTTTTGAACCAGCTATAGATTATTGTGTTACCAAAATACCCCGCTGGGATTTTGATAAATTCCCTGGTGTTAAAAATGAATTAACCACCCAGATGAAGTCAGTTGGTGAAGTAATGGGTATTGGAAGAACCTTTAAAGAATCCCTGCAAAAAGCCCTCAGATCACTGGAACAGGGGCGCCACGGCTGGGGAGCAGATGGTAAAGATATCTATAGTTATAAAGAATTAACTTCTCTTGATTCTAGTAAGAAAAAAACAATTATTGATGATATAAAATCAAAACTACTGATTCCCAATAATGAAAGGATCTTCTACCTGCGTTATGCCTTAATCATCGGCCTTGATATCAATACACTATATGAATATACCGGGATAGATAAATGGTTTCTTTATAACTTAAAACAAATACTGGAAATGGAAATTAAATTGCGTAAAAGTAATTCCTTAAATAATGTAGATCAAGACCTTTTATATCAGGCCAAACAATATGGTTTCTCTGATCAGCAGCTGGCCTTTATTTTTGGTGAAGATGAAAAAACAATACGAGAATATCGCAAAAATGAGTCTATCAAGGCTGTCTTTAAATTAGTTGATACCTGTGCTGGAGAATTCAAGGCCTATACTCCCTACTATTATTCAACATATGAGGTTGAAGATGAAAGCCTGCGGACAGAAAAAAACAAGGTAATGATACTGGGAGGCGGTCCAAACCGAATAGGTCAGGGTATTGAATTTGACTATTGCTGTGTCCAGGCTGCCTATGCCCTTAAAGAACAGGACAAAGAAGTAATTATGGTTAATTGTAATCCGGAAACAGTCAGTACAGATTATGACACATCTGATAAATTATATTTTGAACCTATCACCCTGGAAGATGTATTAAATATCTGTCAAAAAGAACAGCCAGATGGGGTCATTCTTCAGTTCGGGGGGCAGACACCACTTAAGCTGGCCTTTGCTCTGGAAAAAGCAGGGATCAATGTCCTCGGGACTTCACCAACCAGTATTGACCTCTCAGAAGATAGGGAAAAATTCTCTAAGATAATCAAAAAGCTTAATTTAAAACAACCTCCCAATGGTATCGGCTATTCTTATCAAGAGGCTAAAATAATTGCTGATAATATTAGCTATCCTGTACTGGTTAGACCATCTTATGTACTGGGTGGCAGGGCAATGGAGGTAGTCTATGATGATATTTCTCTGGAAAACTATATGAACAAAGCAGTAGATGTATCCCCTGAACAACCTGTCTTAATTGACAAATTCCTGGAAGGTGCTGTTGAAGTTGATGTAGATGCTATAGCTGATGGGGAGGATTGTATTATTGGAGGAATAATGGAACATATCGAAATGGCTGGGGTCCATTCAGGTGACAGTGCCTGTGCCTTACCTCCCTACAGCCTATCAGATGAAATTATTGAAGAAATAAAAAAACAAACCAAAAACCTTGCCCAGGAATTAAATGTTCTTGGTTTATTAAACATTCAATTTGCCGTAAAGGATAAAGAAATTTATATCCTGGAGGTAAACCCCAGGGCCTCACGGACAATACCATTTGTCAGTAAAACAATAGGCAAATCCCTGGCCAAACTGGCAACCAGGGTAATGCTGGGAGAAAAACTTAAAGACCTGGGATTAACTGAATACCAGAAGACAAATTATATTGCCGTTAAAGAGGCAGTCTTTCCCTTTATTAAATTCCCAGGAGTAGATATTATTCTGGGACCCGAAATGAAATCTACTGGTGAGGTAATGGGAATTGATGATAACTTTGGTATGGCTTTTGCCAAAGCCCAGATGGGGGCTGGTCTCTCACTACCCCTGTCAGGAAATGTCTTAATTACAGTAAACGACCGCCATAAAAATGATGTCCTGCCTATAGCCAGACGTTTTAAAGAACATGGTTTTTCTCTAATCGCTACCAAGGGAACCGCTGAATTTCTTCAAAAAAATGGACTGGATGTAGAGATGGTTTATAAAATCGATGAAGGCCGCCCTGATATACTGGACTACATGAAAAACAACGATGTCCAATTCCTGATTAACAGTCCAGAAGGCAAAGGTGCTATCTATGATGAGGTTAAAATGAGAAGACAGGCTCTTTTGAAAAACATCCCACATGCAACAACAATACAGGGGGCTCAGGCTACTATTGAAGGAATAGAACAAATGAAAGCTAAGAAAATCTCTGTAAAGTCACTACAGGAATACCATGTATAA
- a CDS encoding HAD family hydrolase, with translation MGKIAAVIFDMDGVIIDSEPIHYRVNQRLFKELGLDISKKEYSEFIGCSNNDMWRILKDRYNLQESIEELIKHQIEENIRYLDHNKEKPITGIVGLLEKLKADNFKIGLASSSPIKYIVRVLKEFAIEEYFDLKVSGEELARSKPNPDIYIKAARLLDEPEEKCIVIEDSYHGVTAAKKAGMKCIGFKNANSGKQDISGADLIVDSIEDINPGLF, from the coding sequence ATGGGGAAGATAGCAGCAGTTATTTTTGATATGGATGGAGTAATTATTGATAGTGAACCAATACATTATAGGGTAAATCAGCGTCTTTTTAAGGAATTGGGTCTAGATATTAGTAAAAAAGAGTATAGTGAGTTTATAGGTTGTTCCAACAATGATATGTGGAGAATTTTAAAAGACAGGTATAATCTACAGGAGAGTATAGAGGAGTTAATAAAGCATCAGATTGAAGAAAATATTAGGTATCTTGATCATAATAAAGAAAAACCGATTACTGGTATAGTGGGCTTACTTGAGAAATTAAAAGCTGATAACTTTAAAATTGGCTTAGCTTCATCTTCACCAATAAAATATATTGTAAGGGTTCTTAAAGAATTTGCTATAGAAGAATATTTTGACCTTAAAGTTAGTGGAGAAGAACTGGCAAGGAGTAAACCTAACCCAGATATATACATAAAGGCTGCCCGTTTACTTGATGAACCTGAAGAAAAGTGTATTGTCATCGAAGACTCTTATCATGGGGTTACTGCGGCCAAAAAAGCAGGTATGAAGTGTATTGGTTTTAAGAATGCTAATTCTGGTAAGCAGGATATTTCAGGGGCTGATTTAATTGTTGATTCGATTGAGGATATAAATCCCGGGTTATTTTAA
- a CDS encoding C1 family peptidase, with protein sequence MSSKAINKKNLQKYSQNFNENKMKKIIADAVIKNGFNDVAMNYESITNLHYNFSEEIDVGKVTNQKKSGRCWMFAALNNIRYSISDKLNIENHDFELSQSYTMFWDKLEKSNYFLENIIETRDMDLTSRKVMWLLNNPTNDGGQWDMFAGIIEKYGIVPKYVMPESYSSSNSAVMNKILNLKLRDNAKILRNYYKQGGNLSELRNKKEEMIDEIYSILCYFLGEPPQSFDFEYRNKEDNFFRDENITPLEFYQKYSEIKMNNYVSIINAPTSDKPFHQTYTVEFLGNVIDGQKIHYLNLEIDMLKELSIAQIKNGEPVWFGCDVGQMSERDYGIMDTDLYNYEELLNTAFTLDKGERLQYGESVLTHAMVFTGVNLYNVKANRWKVQNSWGEEPGNKGFFVMSDKWFEEFNYEVVINKKYLSEELMEDYQKEAVLLEPWDPMGSLACI encoded by the coding sequence ATGTCCAGCAAAGCTATTAACAAAAAAAATCTTCAAAAATATTCACAGAATTTTAATGAGAATAAAATGAAAAAAATTATAGCTGATGCAGTGATAAAAAATGGTTTTAATGATGTAGCTATGAATTATGAATCCATAACAAATTTACATTATAATTTTTCTGAAGAAATTGATGTTGGTAAAGTTACTAATCAAAAAAAGAGTGGTAGGTGTTGGATGTTTGCAGCTTTAAATAATATTAGATATAGTATTTCTGATAAACTAAATATTGAGAATCATGATTTTGAACTATCTCAGTCATATACGATGTTCTGGGATAAACTGGAGAAATCAAATTATTTTCTGGAAAATATAATAGAAACCAGAGATATGGATCTGACTAGTCGAAAAGTTATGTGGCTGCTAAACAATCCTACTAATGACGGAGGTCAGTGGGATATGTTTGCCGGAATAATAGAGAAATATGGTATTGTTCCCAAGTATGTTATGCCTGAAAGTTATTCTAGCAGTAATTCTGCTGTTATGAACAAAATATTAAATCTAAAGCTGCGGGATAATGCCAAGATTTTGAGGAATTATTATAAACAGGGGGGTAACTTATCAGAACTTCGCAATAAAAAAGAAGAAATGATTGATGAAATTTATTCTATTTTGTGTTATTTTTTAGGAGAGCCACCACAGAGTTTTGATTTTGAATATAGAAATAAAGAAGATAATTTCTTTAGGGATGAAAATATAACTCCCCTGGAATTTTATCAAAAATATTCTGAAATAAAGATGAATAATTATGTTAGTATAATTAATGCACCAACTAGTGATAAGCCCTTTCATCAAACATATACAGTAGAATTTCTGGGTAATGTTATTGATGGGCAAAAGATACATTATTTAAATCTGGAAATAGATATGTTAAAAGAACTTTCTATAGCTCAGATAAAAAATGGTGAACCTGTCTGGTTTGGATGTGATGTAGGACAGATGTCAGAGCGTGATTATGGAATAATGGATACAGATTTGTATAATTATGAAGAACTTTTAAATACAGCTTTTACTTTAGATAAAGGAGAAAGATTGCAATATGGTGAGAGTGTTTTAACTCATGCTATGGTATTTACTGGGGTTAACCTTTATAATGTTAAAGCAAATAGATGGAAGGTGCAAAATAGCTGGGGAGAAGAACCAGGAAACAAAGGGTTTTTTGTTATGAGTGATAAATGGTTTGAAGAATTTAATTATGAAGTGGTCATAAATAAAAAATATTTATCAGAGGAATTAATGGAGGATTACCAGAAAGAAGCTGTATTATTAGAACCATGGGACCCAATGGGTTCATTGGCTTGTATATAA
- a CDS encoding DUF2164 domain-containing protein produces MKAIDLKAEEKKRLIEEIQDFFYEERNEEIGIIAAEKALDFFLSGVGKLIYNKALDESKIWFSRRLEDISLDYELLYK; encoded by the coding sequence ATGAAAGCAATAGATTTGAAAGCGGAGGAGAAGAAAAGGCTTATTGAGGAGATTCAGGATTTTTTTTATGAGGAAAGGAATGAAGAGATAGGTATTATTGCTGCAGAAAAGGCCCTTGATTTTTTTCTTAGTGGGGTTGGTAAACTTATTTATAATAAAGCACTAGATGAATCAAAAATATGGTTTTCCAGGAGATTAGAGGATATTTCTTTAGATTATGAGCTCCTTTATAAATAA
- a CDS encoding O-acetyl-ADP-ribose deacetylase, which translates to MDRLAVIKGDITECKVDAIVNAANNSLLGGGGVDGAIHKAAGLELLEECKTLNGCKTGEAKISGGYRLPAKWVIHTVGPVWHGGKQNEDRLLANCYKNSLELAVTNDIKTIAFPSISTGAYRFPLKRAAGIAISVMKKFLDRDKNIQKVYMVCFDDKTFRAYSYNFL; encoded by the coding sequence ATGGATAGATTAGCAGTTATCAAAGGAGATATAACAGAATGTAAGGTGGATGCCATTGTTAATGCAGCCAACAATTCTCTTCTGGGTGGTGGGGGTGTAGATGGGGCAATTCATAAAGCAGCTGGTCTGGAATTACTTGAAGAATGTAAAACGCTGAATGGTTGTAAGACTGGAGAGGCTAAGATAAGTGGTGGTTATAGATTGCCTGCCAAATGGGTGATACATACAGTTGGTCCTGTCTGGCATGGTGGAAAACAGAATGAAGACCGACTTTTGGCGAATTGTTATAAAAACTCTTTAGAACTTGCAGTTACCAATGATATCAAAACGATTGCTTTTCCATCAATAAGCACAGGAGCCTATCGTTTTCCACTAAAAAGGGCAGCTGGAATAGCAATTAGTGTAATGAAAAAATTTTTGGATAGGGATAAAAACATTCAGAAGGTTTATATGGTTTGTTTTGATGATAAAACCTTTAGAGCATATAGTTATAATTTTTTATAA